The nucleotide sequence GCTTGGGATTGGTGTGCTGGTTCCACGGGTGGCGGCGGTCGACAGGATTGCCCAGCGGATCGCGGGCGACGAAGATCTCCTGGTCCTCCCAGTCGTCGTAGTAGGAGGAGCCGAGCAGAATCCGGATGCCGAGGTTTATCTCGACCAGGTCGGCCGTGACGAGCTTGCCGTCGACGACGATGCCGGGGGTGACGTACATCTTGCGTCCCCAGTCGGTCATGTCGCGGTACTCGAAGTTGCAATGGTCCGGATCCTGGAACGATCCCCAGCAGGCCAGCAGGATGCGGCGGTTGCCGACCATCTCATAACCCGGCAGCGCCTCGTAGAAGAAGTCGAACAGGTCGTCGTGCATCGGGACGACCTTCTTCATGAACTCGATGTAGCGCATCAGCCGGGTCATGTAGTCGGTCATCAGCTGGATCGTCGCGACCGTGCCGACACCGCCGGGGTAGAGGGTGGACGGGTGGACGTGACGCCCCTCCATCAGGCAGAACATCTCGCGGGTCATCCGGCTGACCTGCAGGGCTTCCCGGTAGAACTCGCCGGTGAAGGGGTTCAGCGACCGCATGATGTCGCCGATGGTTCGGTAGCCGTGCGCTTGCGCGTGGGGTGCCTCGGTACGGTTGGCCATCTCCAGCACGCCCGGATTGGTCTCGCTGACCATCTTCTCGCAGTAGTCGACGCCGACCAGGTTCTCCTGGAAGATGTTGTGGTCGAACATGTATTCCGCGGCTTCGCCGAGGTTGACGATCCACTCGCCGAGCGCGGGAGGTTTCACGCCGTAGGCCATGTTCTGCGTGTAGCAGGAGCACGTGGCGTGGTTGTCCCCGCAGATTCCACAGATCCGGCTGGTGATGAAGTGCGCGTCGCGGGGGTCCTTGCCCTTCATGAAGATCGAGTAGCCACGGAAGATCGAGCTCGTGCTGTGACATTCGACGACGTGACGTTGCTTGAAGTCGATCTTGGTGTAGATGCCGAGACTGCCGACGATTCGGGTGATCGGGTCCCAGGACATGTCCACCAGGTCGGTGGCTTCGTGCGTGGTGGTGGCGGTCATTGGCCGACTCATTCCGTGTGCCGTGGGGAGAGAAGTTATCGATGATCAGCAGCCGATCGGATACTGGTCCGACGGCGTCGCGCCTACCAGGTTCGTGTGGCGCCCGTGGTCAGTCGCCGTCCGGGCTTTCGCCACTTGGGTTCCTGCTCGATGGTGTGGGTCGTGACTTGACGCAGTCGACGGACCGCACTGCCGTACACGCCGACCACGTTCGTGGACAACTTCCCGCCGGGGGGCTCGTCCATGAACGGCATGAACTTGTCCGGGAACCCAGGCATCGTGCAGCCGATGCAGATGCCACCGACGTTCGGGCAGCCGCCCATGCCGTTCATCCAGCCCCGCTTGGGGACGTTGCACTTCACGACCGGTCCCCAGCAACCGAGCTTGACGATGCATTTGGTCGACCCGTATTCGCTGTCGAAATCGCCCTGCTCGTAGTACCCGGCGCGGTCGCAGCCCTCGTGCACGGTGCGCCCGAACAGCCATGTCGGCCGAAGGGACTCGTCCAACGGGATCATGGGCGCCTGGCCGGTTGCCATGTACAGCAGGTACGTCAGGGTCTCGGACATGTTGTCGGGTTGCACCGGGCAGCCCGGCACGCAGACGATCGGGATGCCGGCCTTGGACTTCCACTCCCACCCGAGGTAGTCGGGCACCCCCATGGCGCCGGTCGGATTACCGGCCATCGCGTGAATGCCGCCGTAGGTGGCGCAGGTCCCGACCGCCACGACCGCGGTCGCCTTCGGGGCCAGCCGGTCCAGCCATTCGCTCGTGGTTATCGGCTGGCCGGTGGCCGGGTTGTTGCCGAAGCCGCACCAGTAGCCCTCGTCGTGCAACTGTTCGTTGGGGATCGAACCCTCCACCACCAGGACGAAGGGTTCGAGTTCGCCTCGATCGGCCTTGAAAAACCATTCCAAGAAGTCGTCCGCGCCGCCGTTCGGGCCGCACTCGAAATCGATCAATGGCCAGTGCACCGCGATTTTCGGCAGTCCGGGCAGGGCCCCGAGCGCGATCTCCTCGATGCTGGGTTGGGTTGCCGCGGTCAGGGACACCGAGTCCCCGTCGCAGCTCAGCCCGGCGTTGATCCACAGCACGTGGATGAGGGTGTCCTCGGCCTTCTTGGCTTGTTCGGTGAGCATCGCGGCCGCCCTTCGATTCGATGAGGTCCGGACGTCTCCGTTCGCGCAGCGCCCAGCGGACGCGGTGATGCCAACGGACCGTGATCCGACGATAGATCCCTCTCGACGCCGGTGCGCGGGTCTCTTCTGCGGCAATTACCGAATCCCGGATTTCGCGATTTTTGCCCTACGAACCCTGTCGATTCCCGGCCTAGGCTGGCACCTGCCCGGGCCGGTGGCGGGTGTCGTCCGGGCCGGTCTGTGCGGTGTGGGAGGCAGCCCGATCATGCACGAACTCGCGATTGCCGAGAGTGTGTTGTCCACGATCATCGACCGGGTCGGCGAGCGCAGGGTGCACAGCGTCCGGCTCGAGATCGGGCAGCTGTCCGGTGTGTCGGCCGAGGCGCTGCGCTTCTGTTTCGAACTGGCGAGCGTGGGCACCGGGCTGGAGCAGGCCCAGCTGGAGATCCTCGAGCCTCCGGGCCGCGGGCGCTGTCGCACCTGCCGGGAGGAGTTCACGGTGCAGGACCACATCCTGCTCTGCTCCTGCGGTAGTTCGGACGTCACGCTGATGACCGGAGACGAGTTGCGGGTCCTGTCCGTGGAGGTGATTCGCTAGATGTGCGTGACCTGCGGCTGCGGCAACGACCAGAACACTCGGCTGATCGAGGTCGGCCGGCCGCACAGCCACGGCCACAGCCACAGCCACAGCCATGACCATGACCATGACCATGACCATGACCATGACGGTCACGTCTTCGCCACCGGGCATGAGTACTTGGCCACCGTTGCGACCACCGAGACCCTCGTGCTGGAGGAGCGGGTGCTGGCCAAGAACGATGCTCTGGCTGAAGCGAACCGCCGCTGGCTGCACAGTCGTCACGCGATGGCGGTCAATCTGATGAGTTCTCCCGGGTCGGGTAAGACGACCTTGCTGGAACGCACGATCCGTGAGCTCGGCAGCACGCTGACGATGTCGGTGATCGAAGGCGACCAGGAGACGACGTTCGACGCCGAACGAATCAGGGCCGCGGGTGCCCCGGTGCTGCAGATCAACACCGGTGCCGGGTGCCATCTCGACGCGGTCATGGTCGAAACGGCTTTGCGCACCCTCGACCCCGCACGGGGGATCGTGCTCATCGAGAACGTGGGCAATCTCGTCTGCCCGGCTCTGTTCGATCTGGGGGAGGATGTCCGGGTCGTCATCGTGTCAGTGACCGAGGGCGCGGACAAGCCACTGAAGTACCCGCACATCTTCGTGTCGGCGACGGTCGTGCTGTTGAACAAGGTCGACCTGCTGCCCTACGTGGATTTCGACGTGCAGTCCTTCGAACGCGACGTAGTCCGCCTCAACGCCAACGCCCCCGTGTTACCGGTTTCGGCCACCCGTGGCGACGGGCTCGCAGCCTGGTACACGTGGTTGAGCCGGCGCGCACCCGGCCGAGGTTCGGATCGGCCTCGATTCCGCGACGAATCCACGGCGACCTAGCCGGCCAGGTCGGACTCCGCGACGACCCGCAGCGCCTGGGCCGCGATCGTCAGCGCCGGATTCATCGCACCCGAAGACGGGAAGAACGACCCGTCGACGACCCAGAGGTTGTCCAGATCGTGCGCCTTGCACCAGGGATCGAGGACGCTGCGAGTCGGGTCGGTGCCGGCCACGGCGGTCCCGCACTGGTGGCTGTTCATGCTGATGTCGAAGGGCTGGGTGGCGACGAAGTTGTAACCGGCCTCGCGCAACATCCGTCGCGCACGCCGGTGCAGGATCGCGTGCTGCTTCATCCCGCGGGCCACCCGCGAGGTCCGGATGGTGCCGTCGGCGTCGAGGGTCACCCGGTTCCGAGGATCGGGCAGGTCCTCCGCCATGACGAGCCACTCCACGCTGCGGTGGGCGAGCTGGTCCAACACCGCGAGGGGCACCTTGGTCGCCCAGCTCTTCATCATGACGCCCTGCACCTTGCCGAGCAGTTGCAGGCTGCCGAGCGGGTGCCCGTCGCCTCCGTCCTCGTACCAGTCCGTCACGGCGAGGGTCTTCTGGAAGATCGCGTGATTGGGCTGGTCGAGGTCCACGGCGGCGATGTGGGCGTTGTTGTGCATCATGAAGTTTCGGCCGACGTAGCCTGAGGAGTTGGCCAGGCCGTCGGGATGTTCCGCGCTGCCTGACGCGAGCAGCAGGGCCGCGGAGTTGACCGAACCGGCGGACAGCACGAACCTGCGGCCGAGAACCCGGACGGGGCCCTCGGGCCCGTCGGCGAGGGCGGCGACGACGCGCTTGCTCGTGGACTCCAGGCGCCTGACCCGCAGGCCCGTGGCCAGCCGGGCGTGGCCCGTCGCGAGCGCGGGGTCGATTCCGCAGGTTTCGGCGTCGCTCTTGGCGCCCACCCGGCAGGGGAATCCGTCGCAGGTGCGGCAGCGCAGGCAAGACCCACCCTCGCGCAGGTCGATGCCCATCGACGTGCTCGACGGCCGGACTCCGACGTCGCGCAGCCGCTGGGCGAGCGCGGCTACGTATGGATCGTGCGGCACCGCGGGGTAGGGGTAGGGCGCGCTGCGCCAGGGTTCGGTCGGGTCCTCACCAGTGGTGCCGTGGACGCGGTACATCCGCTCGGCCGCGGCGTAGTGCTGCTCGAGGTCGGCGTAGCTGAACGGCCACGCGGGGGACCGGCCTTCCAGATGCTGGACCTCTTCGAAGTCCGACACCCGTAAGCGG is from Jatrophihabitans telluris and encodes:
- a CDS encoding nickel-dependent hydrogenase large subunit; this translates as MTATTTHEATDLVDMSWDPITRIVGSLGIYTKIDFKQRHVVECHSTSSIFRGYSIFMKGKDPRDAHFITSRICGICGDNHATCSCYTQNMAYGVKPPALGEWIVNLGEAAEYMFDHNIFQENLVGVDYCEKMVSETNPGVLEMANRTEAPHAQAHGYRTIGDIMRSLNPFTGEFYREALQVSRMTREMFCLMEGRHVHPSTLYPGGVGTVATIQLMTDYMTRLMRYIEFMKKVVPMHDDLFDFFYEALPGYEMVGNRRILLACWGSFQDPDHCNFEYRDMTDWGRKMYVTPGIVVDGKLVTADLVEINLGIRILLGSSYYDDWEDQEIFVARDPLGNPVDRRHPWNQHTNPKPQKRDLDHKYSWVMSPRWYDGKDYLALDTGGGPLARLWATALAGLVDIGYVQSTGSSVKINLPKTALKGPVEFEWKVPQWSNTLERNRARTYFQAYAAAAALHFAEKALVEIRAGRTKTWEKFEVPQEGIGCGFTEAVRGVLSHHMVIRDGKIANYHPYPPTPWNANPRDSYGTPGPYEDAVQGQPIFEENDREHFKGIDIMRTVRSFDPCLPCGVHMYLGEGKKLELLHSPTQSAGAG
- a CDS encoding hydrogenase maturation nickel metallochaperone HypA produces the protein MHELAIAESVLSTIIDRVGERRVHSVRLEIGQLSGVSAEALRFCFELASVGTGLEQAQLEILEPPGRGRCRTCREEFTVQDHILLCSCGSSDVTLMTGDELRVLSVEVIR
- the hypB gene encoding hydrogenase nickel incorporation protein HypB, which translates into the protein MCVTCGCGNDQNTRLIEVGRPHSHGHSHSHSHDHDHDHDHDHDGHVFATGHEYLATVATTETLVLEERVLAKNDALAEANRRWLHSRHAMAVNLMSSPGSGKTTLLERTIRELGSTLTMSVIEGDQETTFDAERIRAAGAPVLQINTGAGCHLDAVMVETALRTLDPARGIVLIENVGNLVCPALFDLGEDVRVVIVSVTEGADKPLKYPHIFVSATVVLLNKVDLLPYVDFDVQSFERDVVRLNANAPVLPVSATRGDGLAAWYTWLSRRAPGRGSDRPRFRDESTAT
- a CDS encoding GMC oxidoreductase; the protein is METVSAEVVVVGSGMGGGTVARALAERGVDVLILERGERLPREPENWFPREVFVHKRYKPKESWRDLHGNSFGPGVHYVVGGNTKVYGASLPRLRVSDFEEVQHLEGRSPAWPFSYADLEQHYAAAERMYRVHGTTGEDPTEPWRSAPYPYPAVPHDPYVAALAQRLRDVGVRPSSTSMGIDLREGGSCLRCRTCDGFPCRVGAKSDAETCGIDPALATGHARLATGLRVRRLESTSKRVVAALADGPEGPVRVLGRRFVLSAGSVNSAALLLASGSAEHPDGLANSSGYVGRNFMMHNNAHIAAVDLDQPNHAIFQKTLAVTDWYEDGGDGHPLGSLQLLGKVQGVMMKSWATKVPLAVLDQLAHRSVEWLVMAEDLPDPRNRVTLDADGTIRTSRVARGMKQHAILHRRARRMLREAGYNFVATQPFDISMNSHQCGTAVAGTDPTRSVLDPWCKAHDLDNLWVVDGSFFPSSGAMNPALTIAAQALRVVAESDLAG